One Halosegnis longus DNA window includes the following coding sequences:
- a CDS encoding universal stress protein has protein sequence MTEPFSQRVIVPVANRDDATATTAALRPYVEGSDSTVIAVHVIKKAGGAPDKASVEQREQRAEEIFQIVADKLADSEITLETDLRYGTDIASSIVDAAHDSTASAIVFTPRGGSRWRKLLTGDVTHNLVQSSDIPILVLPDREVSGA, from the coding sequence ATGACTGAACCGTTCTCCCAGCGGGTTATTGTTCCAGTTGCCAACCGTGATGACGCCACGGCGACGACAGCTGCACTCCGCCCATATGTTGAGGGGTCGGATTCGACTGTAATCGCCGTCCACGTAATTAAAAAGGCTGGTGGTGCCCCTGATAAAGCATCCGTTGAGCAACGTGAACAGCGTGCCGAGGAGATTTTCCAAATCGTTGCCGACAAGTTGGCCGACTCGGAGATCACGCTCGAAACAGATCTCCGCTACGGAACCGACATCGCATCGTCGATCGTGGATGCGGCCCACGACAGTACTGCCAGTGCAATCGTCTTTACTCCTCGTGGGGGGAGCCGCTGGCGCAAGCTGCTGACAGGCGACGTCACCCACAATCTCGTTCAGAGCAGCGACATTCCGATTCTGGTTCTACCAGACCGAGAGGTGAGCGGAGCGTGA
- a CDS encoding Lrp/AsnC family transcriptional regulator: MAYHVDEIDKRILYRLAGDARNTSTSDIAEEMDVTPATIRNRIKQLKEEGILRGYRADINYKSIEGYVTYQFRCTAAIPDRKRLAQSTLEIHGVITARELMAGSSNLVITAVGADTNEITQIAHKISNLGLEIDDESVIEDEYHTPYSAFGPDDVPKGPSLTDFMSLTGDAEVVEFTVSEEAKVANKTIEQAVDKGLLADEMLVVGIERNGEVLTPKGSTVIQPGDVIALFSKTPLKKDSLEEFGTG, from the coding sequence ATGGCTTACCACGTTGATGAGATCGATAAACGCATCCTCTACCGTTTAGCAGGAGATGCTCGAAACACGTCAACTTCAGACATTGCGGAGGAGATGGACGTAACCCCAGCAACGATCCGGAATCGGATCAAACAACTCAAGGAGGAAGGTATTCTTCGGGGGTACCGTGCTGATATCAATTACAAATCTATCGAAGGGTATGTGACGTACCAATTTAGATGTACGGCCGCTATTCCGGATCGTAAGCGACTTGCTCAGTCTACTCTGGAGATTCACGGGGTAATAACAGCTCGAGAATTAATGGCCGGTTCTTCAAACTTGGTGATTACCGCTGTCGGAGCAGACACCAATGAGATTACCCAAATTGCACATAAAATCTCTAATCTCGGGTTAGAAATCGACGATGAAAGTGTGATAGAAGATGAATACCACACTCCATACAGTGCCTTCGGTCCTGATGACGTGCCGAAAGGGCCGTCATTAACTGATTTTATGAGTCTCACTGGGGACGCGGAAGTCGTTGAATTTACCGTCTCAGAAGAGGCCAAGGTCGCAAATAAGACTATTGAGCAGGCTGTCGATAAAGGGCTGCTGGCCGACGAAATGCTTGTAGTTGGCATTGAACGAAACGGCGAAGTACTCACCCCGAAGGGAAGCACCGTCATTCAACCAGGAGATGTTATTGCCCTGTTCTCAAAGACACCGTTAAAGAAAGATTCTTTAGAAGAGTTTGGAACAGGGTAA
- a CDS encoding tyrosine-type recombinase/integrase, giving the protein MADDWYETVYENKHDAINDFIKQKQTTGRSPRTLNSYSRVLKRHYHEHFPDLTPEKTEVRHIEEYLRILDNRGVSQNTKRRYLESLSAFFSYAMKRPRFENITGNPAGVVLEEIPKQIRQRPDCATWENAKKIVKAIPNPRNKAVAVLLAKTGCRLEEALEIKMDDLMLDDGFVRLRERKGGKQTVVPIDRETIRTIKRFRLIRRDTDLDYLFVSIRDDRLTKTVIQRAVREAATSEGVMEDGEDRFHKKFTPHTFRTVFTTLMRNQGMKQHILQYIRGDAESETMDIYTRVDRSEAREEYLDYIKPIGL; this is encoded by the coding sequence ATGGCCGATGACTGGTACGAGACGGTCTACGAGAACAAGCACGACGCGATCAACGACTTCATCAAGCAGAAGCAGACCACAGGGCGCAGTCCGCGAACGCTGAACTCCTACAGCAGGGTACTCAAGCGGCACTACCATGAGCACTTTCCCGATCTCACGCCGGAGAAGACGGAGGTACGGCACATTGAGGAGTACTTGCGTATCTTGGATAACCGCGGGGTCAGTCAGAATACGAAACGGCGCTACCTCGAATCTTTATCAGCGTTCTTCAGCTATGCGATGAAGCGACCACGGTTCGAGAACATCACCGGAAATCCAGCTGGCGTCGTGTTGGAGGAGATTCCGAAGCAGATCCGGCAGCGCCCCGACTGTGCGACGTGGGAGAACGCGAAGAAAATCGTGAAGGCGATTCCGAATCCGCGGAACAAGGCCGTCGCCGTCTTACTGGCGAAGACCGGATGTCGGCTGGAGGAAGCCTTGGAGATCAAGATGGACGACCTGATGCTGGACGACGGTTTTGTTCGGCTCCGAGAACGAAAGGGTGGGAAGCAGACGGTGGTGCCGATTGACCGTGAGACGATTCGGACGATCAAGCGGTTCAGGCTGATTCGACGGGATACGGATCTGGACTACCTGTTCGTGAGTATCCGTGATGACCGGTTGACGAAGACGGTGATTCAGCGTGCTGTCCGAGAGGCGGCGACCAGTGAAGGAGTCATGGAAGATGGCGAGGATCGGTTCCACAAGAAGTTCACACCGCATACTTTCCGGACGGTATTCACGACGCTGATGAGGAATCAGGGGATGAAGCAGCACATCCTCCAGTATATCCGTGGTGATGCGGAAAGCGAGACGATGGATATCTACACTCGCGTTGACCGCTCCGAGGCAAGAGAAGAGTATCTTGACTACATCAAACCCATCGGGCTCTAA
- a CDS encoding glycosyltransferase — translation MPTSVLLPTVSWTDACDDVAAQLGPEDELLVIHDSEDDPVVDRTPLPENVQLVAAGDPVECSGKANAIAAGMETANHDRLVWTDDDFHHPPDWLAQLQADYAEHGPTTELPAFVGQDPLAVLLEPVYVLGGTLGTYAGDHAWGGAVIFDRSDIDEAAFLSELRQTISDDGLLGEHTDVTSVRRVRRVPMGGTFRQTLERHVRFNQIFATHDPTVAKLSFGALVAVLVGCVLSPLFAVGFTLLTVGVSASFGIRRLSLLLTVPALAAAVPLAVYAFSRDTFVWGGRRYRWRSKFDVEVLDE, via the coding sequence ATGCCAACGAGTGTACTCCTCCCGACTGTGTCGTGGACGGATGCCTGCGACGACGTTGCCGCACAGTTGGGTCCCGAAGACGAACTCCTCGTTATCCACGACAGCGAGGATGACCCCGTTGTGGACCGAACACCACTTCCGGAAAACGTCCAGTTGGTCGCCGCCGGCGACCCCGTCGAGTGTTCCGGGAAGGCAAACGCGATCGCCGCGGGGATGGAGACCGCTAACCACGACCGGCTCGTCTGGACCGACGACGACTTCCACCACCCGCCGGACTGGCTCGCCCAACTCCAGGCCGACTACGCCGAACACGGACCAACGACGGAGCTACCGGCGTTCGTCGGCCAAGACCCGCTTGCGGTTCTGCTGGAACCGGTCTACGTCCTCGGTGGCACGCTCGGGACGTACGCGGGTGACCACGCTTGGGGCGGAGCCGTCATCTTCGACAGAAGCGATATCGACGAGGCCGCGTTTCTCTCGGAGCTTCGCCAGACGATTAGCGACGATGGACTGCTCGGGGAACACACCGACGTGACGTCAGTTCGGCGCGTACGCCGGGTGCCGATGGGCGGCACCTTCCGGCAGACGCTCGAACGGCACGTCCGATTCAACCAAATCTTCGCGACACACGACCCAACGGTAGCGAAACTCTCCTTTGGCGCGCTCGTCGCCGTTCTCGTCGGCTGTGTTCTTTCGCCGTTGTTCGCGGTCGGATTCACACTGCTGACAGTTGGCGTCAGTGCAAGCTTCGGAATCCGACGGCTCTCGCTCCTGTTGACCGTGCCGGCACTCGCGGCTGCTGTTCCACTAGCAGTGTATGCATTCTCACGCGACACGTTCGTTTGGGGTGGCCGGCGGTACCGCTGGCGCTCGAAGTTCGACGTTGAGGTACTGGACGAGTAG
- a CDS encoding O-acetylhomoserine aminocarboxypropyltransferase/cysteine synthase family protein → MSDDPDSRSISTDSLHAGQEPDAATGARAPPLYQTTSYVFDDAEDAAAQFALEKPGYIYSRLMNPTVETLQERLATLEGGVGAAATGSGMAAFDLTTFLLAEAGDNIVSSNSLYGGTYTYLTHSVERRGVSTRFVDTLDYEGYEAAIDEDTAYVHLETIGNPALDTPDIERVADIAHDHGVPLFVDNTFATPALCRPLEHGADLVWESTTKWLHGSGTTVGGVVVDGGSFPWADYPEKYSEIASENPAYHGVNFAETFGDAAFTYAAIARGLRDLGNQQSPFDAWQTIQGIETLPLRMERHCENAMLVAEQLDAHPDIEWVNYPGLESHPTYENASKYLDGGYGGMITFGLAGGYEAARKTVESTDLASLLANVGDAKTLIIHPASTTHQQLTDEEKEASGVTDELVRLSVGIEDPAKIIADLEAAIEAAT, encoded by the coding sequence ATGAGCGACGACCCAGACTCCCGTTCGATTTCGACCGACTCGCTACACGCCGGACAGGAACCCGACGCCGCGACCGGTGCACGGGCACCGCCGCTGTACCAGACGACCTCGTACGTCTTCGACGACGCCGAGGACGCGGCCGCGCAGTTCGCGCTCGAGAAGCCGGGCTACATCTACTCGCGGCTGATGAACCCGACCGTCGAGACGCTGCAGGAGCGACTGGCCACCCTCGAAGGCGGCGTGGGCGCGGCCGCCACCGGCTCCGGCATGGCCGCGTTCGATCTCACGACCTTCCTGCTGGCCGAGGCGGGCGACAACATCGTCAGTTCGAACTCGCTGTACGGTGGCACCTACACCTACCTCACCCACAGCGTCGAGCGACGTGGCGTGAGCACCCGGTTCGTGGACACCCTCGATTACGAGGGATACGAGGCGGCTATCGACGAGGACACTGCCTACGTCCACCTCGAAACCATCGGCAACCCCGCCCTCGACACGCCGGACATCGAGCGCGTCGCGGATATCGCGCACGACCACGGCGTGCCGCTGTTCGTGGACAACACGTTCGCGACGCCGGCGCTGTGTCGCCCGCTCGAACACGGGGCCGACCTCGTCTGGGAGTCCACGACGAAGTGGCTCCACGGCTCGGGCACGACCGTCGGGGGCGTCGTCGTCGACGGCGGCTCCTTCCCGTGGGCCGACTACCCCGAGAAGTACTCCGAAATCGCCAGCGAAAACCCCGCCTACCACGGCGTGAACTTCGCGGAGACGTTCGGCGACGCGGCGTTCACCTACGCCGCTATCGCCCGCGGACTGCGCGATCTCGGCAATCAGCAGTCACCGTTCGACGCGTGGCAGACGATTCAGGGGATCGAGACGCTCCCGCTGCGGATGGAGCGCCACTGCGAGAACGCGATGCTCGTCGCCGAACAGCTCGACGCCCACCCCGACATCGAGTGGGTGAACTACCCCGGTCTCGAATCCCACCCGACCTACGAGAACGCCAGCAAGTATCTGGACGGCGGCTACGGCGGGATGATTACCTTCGGTCTCGCGGGCGGCTACGAGGCGGCCCGGAAAACCGTCGAATCCACCGACCTGGCGAGTCTGCTCGCCAACGTCGGCGACGCGAAGACGCTCATCATCCATCCCGCGAGCACGACCCACCAACAGCTCACCGACGAGGAGAAAGAGGCCTCGGGCGTCACCGACGAACTCGTCCGACTCTCCGTCGGCATCGAGGACCCGGCGAAAATCATCGCCGACCTCGAAGCCGCAATCGAAGCCGCGACGTAG
- a CDS encoding halocyanin domain-containing protein has translation MPTRRTFMLGAAGAGATLAASPVAAQEGTDLTDWLADTDGAGSVADRTGSDTVTVTVGADANGGAFGYGPPVVRIDPGATIRWEWTGGGGSHNVVASDGSFESSMQGDQGATFEHTFESAGVTRYYCTPHKAVGMRGAVVVGDASVSLPGSSTATPTPSANETDTGEQDAPDARSFDGWLANTDNYTGVVDKRGTDEVTVTVGAEGNGGQLAFDPPAIHVSPDTTVRWVWDGPNQYDVVDPELGYESATTSSSDYEYAVEFGGDGLSTYECEEYSDQGMRGVVIVGNGPQQALSWQGVGVAGAVGTLLSVPLALAVRLHHKTSTRSGKSHGPKE, from the coding sequence ATGCCAACACGACGAACGTTCATGCTGGGCGCGGCCGGCGCGGGCGCGACCCTCGCCGCTAGCCCGGTCGCAGCACAGGAGGGGACCGACCTGACCGACTGGCTCGCGGACACAGACGGAGCCGGCTCCGTCGCCGACCGGACTGGCAGCGACACGGTGACCGTCACCGTCGGCGCCGACGCCAACGGCGGGGCGTTCGGTTACGGTCCGCCGGTCGTCCGCATCGACCCCGGCGCGACCATCCGCTGGGAGTGGACCGGCGGCGGGGGGAGTCACAACGTCGTCGCCTCCGACGGGAGCTTCGAGTCCTCGATGCAGGGCGACCAGGGCGCGACGTTCGAACACACCTTCGAGTCGGCCGGCGTCACCCGCTACTACTGTACGCCCCACAAGGCCGTGGGGATGCGCGGTGCCGTCGTCGTGGGCGACGCGAGCGTGTCGCTGCCCGGAAGCAGCACCGCGACCCCGACGCCGTCGGCCAACGAGACCGACACCGGCGAGCAGGACGCGCCCGACGCCCGGTCGTTCGACGGCTGGCTCGCGAACACGGACAACTACACCGGCGTCGTCGACAAGCGCGGCACAGACGAGGTGACCGTCACCGTCGGCGCGGAGGGGAACGGCGGCCAACTCGCCTTCGACCCGCCGGCGATTCACGTCTCGCCGGACACCACCGTCCGCTGGGTGTGGGACGGCCCGAACCAGTACGACGTGGTCGACCCCGAACTCGGCTACGAGTCGGCCACCACGTCGTCGTCCGACTACGAGTACGCCGTCGAGTTCGGCGGCGACGGACTCTCCACCTACGAGTGTGAGGAATACAGCGACCAGGGGATGCGCGGGGTCGTCATCGTCGGCAACGGGCCACAGCAGGCGCTCAGTTGGCAGGGCGTCGGCGTCGCCGGCGCGGTCGGGACGCTCCTGTCGGTCCCGCTCGCGCTCGCCGTCCGCCTCCACCACAAGACGAGTACGCGCTCGGGCAAGAGCCACGGGCCGAAAGAGTAG
- a CDS encoding multicopper oxidase domain-containing protein: MTPKIGAPGDGITRREFVAATGTTGAVAAAGCMTTTDPTVEERGNAASTLSQSMPTTSPPEVVDLNEQGNSVTLKTVRAAHRAHPGESMGGPVDLPMVWAWQADDGDPSVPGPILRIDEGSEFEVTLDNSEAQMPHTFHLHGIHKTWENDGVPTTTGITVGPGETHTYEFTANVPGTHIYHCHYQTPRHMEMGMYGTLRVDPQGYEPADKEYFMTVKEWDSRLSRQLAGQDATYDITNRRPDVFTINGKCAPRTLNPEDGSPIVVSSGDTVRLHWINAGFRSHPLHMHNHRFEVVERDGSQVPDAARYKRDVQSVSPAERYTVEFEADADPGIYLMHCHKVDHVRNGSSYPGGMLTGIVYEEAMDTDIFADLMEYAGYEG; this comes from the coding sequence ATGACCCCGAAGATTGGCGCACCCGGCGACGGTATCACGCGGCGAGAGTTCGTGGCGGCGACAGGCACGACCGGCGCGGTCGCGGCAGCCGGCTGTATGACGACGACCGACCCCACGGTCGAGGAACGGGGCAACGCGGCGTCGACGCTGTCGCAGTCGATGCCGACGACCAGCCCGCCGGAGGTCGTCGACCTGAACGAGCAGGGGAACTCGGTGACGCTGAAGACGGTGCGGGCGGCCCACCGCGCCCACCCCGGCGAGTCGATGGGCGGCCCGGTGGACCTCCCGATGGTGTGGGCGTGGCAGGCAGACGACGGCGACCCGTCGGTTCCGGGGCCCATCCTGCGCATCGATGAGGGGTCGGAGTTCGAGGTGACCCTCGACAACTCCGAGGCCCAGATGCCCCACACCTTCCACCTCCACGGCATCCACAAGACCTGGGAGAACGACGGCGTCCCGACGACGACGGGCATCACCGTCGGCCCGGGCGAGACCCACACCTACGAGTTCACCGCGAACGTCCCCGGCACCCACATCTACCACTGTCACTACCAGACGCCGCGGCACATGGAGATGGGGATGTACGGGACGCTCCGCGTCGACCCGCAGGGGTACGAGCCCGCCGACAAGGAGTACTTCATGACCGTCAAGGAGTGGGACTCGCGGCTCTCCCGCCAGCTCGCCGGGCAGGACGCCACCTACGACATCACGAACCGTCGCCCGGACGTGTTCACCATCAACGGGAAATGTGCGCCCCGGACGCTCAATCCGGAAGACGGCAGTCCGATCGTCGTCTCCTCGGGCGACACCGTCCGGCTCCACTGGATTAACGCCGGCTTCCGGTCGCACCCGCTGCACATGCACAACCACCGGTTCGAGGTGGTGGAACGGGACGGCTCACAGGTGCCCGACGCCGCCCGCTACAAGCGTGACGTGCAGTCCGTCTCGCCGGCGGAACGCTACACCGTCGAGTTTGAGGCCGACGCCGACCCCGGCATCTACCTGATGCACTGTCACAAGGTCGACCACGTCCGCAACGGGTCGAGCTATCCGGGCGGGATGTTGACCGGTATCGTCTACGAGGAGGCGATGGACACGGACATCTTCGCCGACCTGATGGAGTACGCCGGCTACGAGGGGTGA
- a CDS encoding helix-turn-helix domain-containing protein, whose protein sequence is MARARLTVTTPEGSWAGRVTREHPDAHVRVRTASIGEPATLVAEVRAPSLAPVVAAISEADGVDSLDILDRHGDTAVCRLTVADAGPLAAAAAAGAPPEYPFTVADGTIEWELTATRAALADLADELSERGLEFTVAEMRPGDDGEPLLTPRQRTVVQTAVDSGYYEVPRGCSLATVAERTDLSKSTCSEILRRAEKRLLRRYLDGGRA, encoded by the coding sequence ATGGCACGCGCACGACTCACCGTCACGACGCCGGAGGGTTCGTGGGCGGGGCGAGTCACGCGGGAACACCCCGACGCGCACGTCCGGGTCAGAACCGCGAGCATCGGTGAGCCGGCGACGCTCGTCGCGGAGGTGCGAGCGCCCTCGCTCGCTCCCGTCGTAGCGGCCATCTCGGAGGCGGACGGCGTCGACTCGCTCGATATCCTCGACCGCCACGGCGACACCGCGGTGTGTCGGCTCACCGTCGCGGACGCCGGGCCGCTGGCTGCTGCCGCGGCCGCCGGCGCACCCCCGGAGTATCCGTTCACCGTCGCGGACGGCACCATCGAGTGGGAGCTAACCGCCACACGGGCGGCGCTCGCCGACCTCGCGGACGAGCTCTCGGAGCGCGGCCTCGAGTTCACGGTGGCGGAGATGCGCCCCGGCGACGACGGCGAGCCGCTGCTTACACCCCGACAGCGAACCGTCGTCCAGACGGCCGTCGACAGCGGCTACTACGAGGTTCCCCGCGGCTGTTCGCTCGCCACGGTCGCCGAACGGACAGACCTCTCGAAGTCGACGTGTAGCGAGATTCTCAGACGCGCCGAGAAGCGGCTGCTCCGGCGGTATCTCGACGGAGGGCGAGCGTGA
- a CDS encoding winged helix-turn-helix domain-containing protein — translation MSNPFEESVDPAAVLAALDDDACRELIRELDAPHTADELADASDIARSTVYRKLDTLTDAGLVEERTEVRSDGHHTTRYVLDFEAVHVLLDDDRHLDIEVDRPEEGPDERVARLWTEIRDST, via the coding sequence GTGAGCAATCCGTTCGAGGAGTCGGTCGACCCGGCGGCGGTGTTGGCCGCGCTGGACGACGACGCCTGTCGGGAGCTCATCCGCGAACTCGACGCCCCGCACACGGCGGACGAACTCGCCGACGCGTCGGACATCGCCCGGTCGACCGTCTACCGGAAGCTCGACACCCTCACCGACGCCGGACTGGTCGAGGAACGGACCGAGGTCCGGTCGGACGGCCACCACACGACCCGCTACGTCCTCGATTTCGAGGCCGTCCACGTCCTGCTCGACGACGACCGCCACCTCGACATCGAGGTCGACCGCCCCGAGGAAGGACCAGACGAGCGCGTCGCACGTCTGTGGACAGAGATTAGAGATTCGACATGA
- a CDS encoding DUF7521 family protein has translation MTHPYAIAALKTVTLALGLVITYYSVQAYRRTDAEPLAALALGFGIITMGAFTAGILDWFAPVSRDLALVVESAFTALGFAAIFYALFVDRSG, from the coding sequence ATGACACACCCATACGCAATTGCAGCACTGAAGACAGTCACGCTGGCGCTCGGACTCGTCATCACCTACTACAGCGTGCAGGCGTATCGCCGGACGGACGCGGAGCCGCTTGCAGCACTCGCGCTCGGCTTCGGTATCATCACCATGGGCGCGTTCACCGCCGGCATCTTGGACTGGTTTGCCCCCGTCAGCCGCGACCTCGCGCTCGTCGTCGAGAGCGCCTTCACCGCCCTCGGCTTCGCGGCCATCTTCTATGCCCTGTTCGTCGACCGGTCAGGCTGA
- a CDS encoding MFS transporter, with protein sequence MRRPWLVPWGIGSVAFGGSSLLVPLYLVARGGSVAELGLLAAAAALVAASGSLLFGRLATTVAHRRWLVLGTLATVALSLAVLPFLQRAPAIIAVNTVCWLAAGSVPLVVTMLVVDGVPEPQWNEQIGRLNTYQGYGWAGGLVLGTVWPLVGGRLVGDPTAVLFWLLAVAAAVSAVGVARTLPRTSGTGAPDERRAHRVARLLASSSRNVAGATFPFTPNRLYWATRRFHPAQLRARLTPTLAAYLAAAFLFFTGSAVFWAPLPLFLTERAFGSSQVFFLYLLSSAASALLYGWVGRARVDLRRLQASGLLVRGLLFPAVALLAGVASQSVAFAAAAVGFTVIGATWAVIAVAGTALVTRHAPPAIRSETLGIYTALGAVGGGVGSALGGWVATAGYGVAFALAGGLLLASGLFVATLRGLSRRYPSA encoded by the coding sequence ATGAGACGCCCGTGGCTCGTCCCGTGGGGAATCGGGTCGGTCGCCTTCGGCGGGAGTTCGCTGCTCGTCCCGCTGTATCTGGTTGCGCGTGGCGGCTCCGTCGCCGAGCTCGGGCTGTTGGCCGCCGCCGCCGCGCTCGTCGCCGCCTCCGGGAGTCTGCTCTTCGGCCGGCTCGCGACCACGGTCGCCCACCGTCGCTGGCTCGTCCTCGGGACGCTCGCGACCGTCGCGCTCTCGCTCGCCGTGCTTCCGTTCCTCCAGCGTGCACCCGCCATCATCGCGGTCAACACCGTCTGTTGGCTCGCGGCCGGCTCCGTCCCGCTCGTCGTCACGATGCTCGTCGTCGACGGCGTCCCCGAACCCCAGTGGAACGAACAGATCGGCCGGCTCAACACGTACCAGGGGTACGGGTGGGCCGGCGGCCTCGTGCTCGGGACGGTGTGGCCTCTCGTCGGCGGGCGACTCGTCGGCGACCCGACTGCCGTACTGTTCTGGCTGCTCGCCGTGGCCGCCGCGGTGAGTGCGGTCGGGGTCGCGCGGACGCTCCCCCGCACGTCCGGAACGGGTGCGCCCGACGAGCGCCGCGCCCACCGGGTCGCGCGCCTGCTCGCGTCCTCCAGCCGGAACGTCGCCGGCGCGACGTTCCCGTTCACCCCGAACCGGCTCTACTGGGCGACCCGACGGTTCCACCCGGCACAGCTTCGCGCTCGGCTCACCCCGACGCTCGCGGCGTATCTCGCGGCCGCGTTCCTCTTTTTCACCGGCTCGGCCGTCTTCTGGGCACCGCTGCCGCTCTTTCTCACCGAGCGCGCCTTCGGCTCCAGTCAGGTGTTCTTCCTCTATCTGCTCTCCTCTGCCGCGTCCGCGCTGTTGTACGGGTGGGTCGGCCGCGCCCGAGTCGACCTCCGGCGGCTACAGGCGAGTGGACTGCTCGTTCGTGGGCTGTTGTTTCCGGCCGTCGCTCTGCTGGCGGGCGTGGCGAGCCAGTCGGTCGCCTTCGCCGCTGCTGCGGTCGGATTCACGGTCATCGGGGCGACGTGGGCCGTCATCGCCGTCGCCGGCACCGCGCTCGTCACCAGACACGCGCCGCCGGCGATTCGCAGCGAGACGCTCGGCATCTACACGGCGCTCGGCGCGGTCGGCGGCGGCGTCGGGAGCGCGCTCGGCGGCTGGGTCGCGACGGCCGGCTACGGGGTCGCGTTCGCGCTCGCGGGAGGCCTTCTCCTCGCGAGCGGGCTGTTCGTCGCCACGCTGCGGGGACTCTCGCGGCGATACCCGTCAGCCTGA
- a CDS encoding proteasome assembly chaperone family protein codes for MSRDPAFDVSTDTDPNDILLVGTADVGVAGLTAVDYVTTQADATQIGHLATRHLPDITPFTDGVPRRPIRLYNVGENVTVCVCELSLPPWVSELVSEELLAWASETGVETIAAVFGGAYPHAEEDHTVSYVGTEPFREEAMADLPFEPLSAGYFDGLLGELLTAGLDEPEPAVGALVTPAHPPGPDIDAAVRLVEAAETAYGVGVETTELRNRSAAQRQYYEALAERMAALRNEGSDRPYDDRMFM; via the coding sequence ATGAGCCGCGACCCCGCATTCGATGTCTCGACCGACACGGACCCGAACGACATCCTGCTGGTCGGCACCGCAGACGTTGGCGTAGCCGGTCTCACCGCCGTCGACTACGTCACCACGCAGGCCGACGCGACCCAAATCGGCCATCTCGCGACCCGACATCTCCCCGATATCACGCCGTTCACCGACGGAGTCCCCCGTCGCCCGATTCGTCTCTACAACGTCGGGGAGAACGTGACCGTCTGCGTCTGTGAGCTGTCGCTGCCGCCGTGGGTCTCCGAACTGGTGAGCGAGGAGCTGCTGGCGTGGGCGAGCGAGACGGGTGTCGAGACGATTGCCGCCGTCTTCGGCGGGGCTTACCCGCACGCCGAGGAGGACCACACCGTCTCCTACGTCGGCACCGAGCCGTTCCGCGAGGAGGCGATGGCCGACCTGCCGTTCGAGCCGCTGTCGGCCGGCTACTTCGACGGCCTGCTCGGGGAGCTGCTCACGGCCGGTCTCGACGAGCCGGAGCCGGCGGTCGGTGCACTGGTCACGCCGGCGCACCCGCCGGGACCGGATATCGACGCGGCCGTCCGGCTCGTGGAGGCGGCCGAGACGGCCTACGGCGTCGGCGTCGAGACGACCGAACTCCGGAACCGCTCTGCGGCACAGCGGCAGTACTACGAGGCGCTCGCAGAGCGGATGGCGGCCCTGCGAAACGAGGGGAGCGACCGGCCGTACGACGACCGGATGTTCATGTAG